One genomic region from Rhodothermales bacterium encodes:
- the pepT gene encoding tripeptide aminopeptidase PepT: LDPARQPALLDHIGHDIITSDGTTLLGSDDKAGVAILMQLAEDLLADTTSPRPPLRLCFTVDEEIGRGVDRLDRTRFDAEVAYTIDGSGMYTVFAETFNAVEATVRVAGRGVHPGYAKGIMVNASRILCDMMAALPSAETPEHTDGREGYIHLHGLHAGDVEAASAHLILRDFSDDGMARRRRLIEHLVNQYRIQYPTARIELELREQYKNMRAYIDASDPRAVHLAFTAAERAGMPLREEVVRGGTDGARLSEQGLPTPNLFNGGHDYHSCFEWNTVQNLVESLRYLVVLLGVWTEAPRLSPARTPAEAGAAT; the protein is encoded by the coding sequence CCCTGGACCCCGCCAGGCAGCCGGCCCTGCTCGACCATATCGGGCACGACATCATCACCAGCGACGGCACCACGTTGCTCGGCAGCGACGATAAAGCCGGCGTCGCCATCCTCATGCAGCTCGCCGAAGACCTCCTGGCCGACACAACCTCGCCCCGGCCGCCCCTCCGCCTCTGTTTTACGGTCGACGAAGAGATCGGGCGTGGCGTGGACAGGCTCGATCGCACGCGATTCGACGCCGAGGTGGCCTATACGATCGACGGCAGCGGCATGTACACCGTATTCGCCGAGACATTCAACGCTGTCGAAGCGACGGTCCGCGTAGCCGGCCGCGGCGTCCATCCGGGGTACGCAAAAGGCATCATGGTCAATGCGTCGCGCATTTTGTGTGACATGATGGCTGCGCTCCCCTCGGCCGAAACGCCCGAACATACCGACGGACGCGAAGGCTACATCCACCTGCACGGGTTGCATGCCGGCGATGTCGAGGCGGCCTCGGCCCATCTCATCCTGCGAGACTTCTCCGACGACGGCATGGCGCGGCGCCGGCGGCTGATCGAACACCTCGTCAACCAGTACCGCATCCAGTATCCCACCGCCCGCATCGAACTCGAACTCCGCGAACAGTACAAAAACATGCGCGCGTACATCGACGCAAGTGACCCCCGAGCCGTCCACCTGGCATTTACCGCCGCCGAACGCGCCGGCATGCCGCTGCGCGAAGAAGTGGTCCGTGGCGGGACGGACGGCGCGCGGCTGTCTGAGCAGGGCCTTCCGACGCCGAATCTCTTTAATGGAGGGCACGATTACCACAGTTGTTTTGAGTGGAATACGGTCCAGAATCTGGTCGAATCCCTGCGTTATCTCGTCGTGTTGCTCGGCGTATGGACCGAAGCGCCCCGGCTCTCGCCGGCCCGCACGCCGGCCGAAGCCGGGGCGGCGACCTGA